A section of the Streptomyces sp. CG1 genome encodes:
- a CDS encoding YciI family protein, which yields MEFFCYHRDRPGSLPLRDELLEDHWSYMDQYAKEMIARGPTLADDGGTPTGSVHIVDLPGSAAARAFAFDEPNYQAGVYREVLLRRWRNLLGRTMWDFPGGLAEGNRYLVLGLGARQTVDADLVALPPERDELIAYGPLLSDDGEAWLGTAALLRAPDPDTARAVLSPDRYADIEVHAWTFGGRR from the coding sequence ATGGAGTTCTTCTGCTATCACCGTGATCGGCCCGGCTCTCTGCCCTTGCGGGACGAGCTGCTGGAAGACCACTGGTCCTACATGGACCAGTACGCCAAGGAGATGATCGCCCGCGGCCCGACCCTGGCCGACGACGGGGGCACTCCCACCGGCAGTGTGCACATCGTCGACCTGCCCGGCTCCGCGGCCGCGCGGGCCTTCGCCTTCGACGAGCCCAACTACCAGGCGGGCGTGTACCGGGAGGTGCTGCTGCGCCGTTGGCGCAACCTGCTGGGCCGCACCATGTGGGACTTCCCGGGCGGCCTGGCAGAGGGCAACCGGTATCTGGTGCTGGGCCTCGGCGCCCGGCAGACGGTCGACGCCGACCTCGTCGCGCTGCCGCCGGAGCGGGACGAGCTGATCGCGTACGGGCCGCTGCTGTCCGACGACGGCGAGGCCTGGCTCGGCACGGCCGCGCTGCTCCGGGCGCCGGATCCGGACACGGCACGAGCCGTCCTGTCCCCGGACCGGTATGCGGACATCGAGGTCCACGCCTGGACGTTCGGCGGCAGGCGCTGA
- a CDS encoding DUF427 domain-containing protein translates to MTSLNTAQSLRTTPEGLLWEPSERWVRGRKGDVTVVDSRHPVLVWEPDVPVPLYAFPRTEVRADLLRPAKNPPTGAHTGSTLFYDLEVDGELLENAAWTFPSDDLAGHVAFEWFRRSGRGLDRWYEEEEEIFVHPRDPHKRVDAIPSSRHVVVEIAGQVVADTRRPVLLFETGLPTRYYLPREDVRLDLFRPTDHHTGCPYKGIAEYWSWDSRHGETDVPPDVVWSYPEPLPAVAAVKGLLAFYNEAVDLTVDGERLERPVTHFTASRS, encoded by the coding sequence ATGACAAGCCTCAATACCGCCCAGTCGTTGCGCACCACCCCCGAGGGCCTGCTCTGGGAGCCCAGCGAGCGCTGGGTGCGCGGCCGTAAGGGCGATGTCACCGTCGTCGACAGCCGCCACCCCGTACTCGTGTGGGAGCCGGACGTCCCCGTACCGCTGTACGCCTTCCCGCGCACAGAGGTCCGCGCGGATCTGCTGCGCCCGGCGAAGAACCCGCCGACCGGAGCCCATACCGGATCGACGCTCTTCTACGACCTCGAAGTCGACGGTGAGCTGCTGGAGAACGCGGCCTGGACGTTTCCCTCCGACGATCTCGCCGGTCATGTCGCCTTCGAGTGGTTCCGGCGCAGCGGCAGGGGCCTGGACCGCTGGTACGAGGAGGAAGAGGAGATCTTCGTCCACCCCCGCGACCCGCACAAACGCGTCGACGCCATCCCCAGCAGCCGGCATGTCGTCGTCGAGATCGCCGGCCAGGTCGTCGCCGACACCCGTCGCCCGGTGCTGCTCTTCGAGACCGGCCTGCCCACCCGCTACTACCTCCCTCGCGAGGACGTCCGCCTCGACCTGTTCCGCCCCACCGACCACCACACGGGCTGCCCCTACAAGGGCATCGCCGAGTACTGGTCCTGGGACAGTCGGCACGGCGAGACGGACGTCCCGCCCGACGTCGTATGGAGCTACCCCGAGCCGCTGCCCGCGGTGGCCGCGGTCAAGGGGCTGCTCGCCTTCTACAACGAAGCCGTCGACCTCACGGTGGATGGTGAACGCCTCGAACGCCCGGTCACGCATTTCACCGCGTCGCGGTCCTGA
- the argG gene encoding argininosuccinate synthase has translation MSKVLTSVPVGERVGIAFSGGLDTSVAVAWMRDKGAVPCTYTADIGQYDEPDIASVPGRAATYGAEIARLVDCRAALVEEGLAALACGAFHIRSGGRAYFNTTPLGRAVTGTLLVRAMLEDDVQIWGDGSTFKGNDIERFYRYGLLANPHLRIYKPWLDSDFVTELGGRKEMSEWLLAHGLPYRDSTEKAYSTDANIWGATHEAKTLEHLDNGVETVEPIMGVRFWDPTVEILAEDVTIGFDQGRPVTINGKEFASPVELVMEANAIGGRHGLGMSDQIENRIIEAKSRGIYEAPGMALLHAAYERLVNAIHNEDTLAQYHTEGRKLGRLMYEGRWLDPQALMIRESLQRWVGAAVTGEVTLRLRRGEDYSVLDTTGPAFSYHPDKLSMERTEDSAFGPSDRIGQLTMRNLDIADSRARLEQYAGLGMVGTEHPALIGAAQAASTGLIGAMPQGGAEAIASRGEVSEEDEALDRAAMESGTD, from the coding sequence ATGTCCAAGGTCCTCACTTCCGTTCCGGTCGGCGAGCGCGTCGGCATCGCCTTCTCCGGCGGCCTCGACACATCGGTCGCCGTCGCGTGGATGCGCGACAAGGGCGCCGTCCCGTGCACCTACACCGCCGACATCGGCCAGTACGACGAGCCCGACATCGCCTCCGTCCCCGGCCGTGCGGCGACCTACGGTGCCGAGATCGCGCGCCTGGTCGACTGCCGCGCCGCTCTGGTCGAGGAGGGGCTGGCCGCGCTCGCCTGCGGTGCGTTCCACATCCGCTCGGGCGGGCGTGCCTACTTCAACACCACCCCCCTCGGCCGCGCCGTCACCGGCACGCTCCTGGTCCGGGCGATGCTCGAGGACGACGTACAGATCTGGGGCGACGGCTCCACGTTCAAGGGCAACGACATCGAGCGGTTCTACCGCTACGGCCTGCTCGCCAACCCGCACCTGCGGATCTACAAGCCCTGGCTGGACTCCGACTTCGTGACCGAGCTGGGCGGCCGCAAGGAGATGTCCGAGTGGCTGCTCGCGCACGGGCTGCCGTACCGCGACAGCACCGAGAAGGCGTACTCGACGGACGCCAACATCTGGGGAGCCACCCACGAGGCCAAGACCCTGGAGCACCTGGACAACGGTGTGGAGACCGTTGAGCCGATCATGGGTGTGCGGTTCTGGGACCCCACGGTCGAGATCCTCGCGGAGGACGTCACGATCGGCTTCGACCAGGGCCGCCCGGTGACGATCAACGGCAAGGAGTTCGCCTCGCCGGTCGAGCTGGTCATGGAGGCCAACGCCATCGGCGGCCGGCACGGCCTCGGCATGTCGGACCAGATCGAGAACCGGATCATCGAGGCCAAGAGCCGCGGCATCTACGAGGCGCCCGGCATGGCGCTGCTGCACGCCGCGTACGAGCGCCTGGTCAACGCGATCCACAACGAGGACACCCTCGCCCAGTACCACACCGAGGGCCGCAAGCTCGGCCGCCTCATGTACGAGGGTCGCTGGCTGGACCCGCAGGCGCTGATGATCCGCGAGTCGCTGCAGCGCTGGGTCGGCGCGGCGGTCACCGGCGAGGTGACACTGCGGCTGCGGCGCGGTGAGGACTACTCGGTCCTCGACACCACGGGCCCGGCGTTCAGCTACCACCCGGACAAGCTGTCCATGGAGCGCACCGAGGACTCCGCGTTCGGTCCGTCCGACCGGATCGGCCAGCTCACCATGCGCAACCTCGACATCGCCGACTCCCGCGCGCGCCTGGAGCAGTATGCGGGCCTGGGCATGGTCGGCACCGAGCACCCGGCCCTGATCGGCGCGGCCCAGGCCGCCTCCACGGGGCTGATCGGCGCCATGCCCCAGGGCGGCGCCGAGGCCATCGCCTCCCGCGGCGAGGTTTCGGAGGAGGACGAGGCCCTGGACCGCGCCGCGATGGAGTCCGGCACGGACTGA